In Maridesulfovibrio sp., a single genomic region encodes these proteins:
- a CDS encoding extracellular solute-binding protein, producing the protein MKTLAKLCLVVAAALLLAVPQVSQAKELSGDLEIFSWWAGDEGPALQALIKQYKAAHPNVKIIDATVTGGSGVNAKAVLKTRMLGNEPPDSFQVHAGQELIGTWVKADRMEDLTPLFKEQGWMEVFPEGLIKLIGTDKGIWSVPVNVHRSNVMWYIPANLKKWGVEVPKTWEDFLKIAPKLQKEGIVPLALAQNWTANHLWESVALASLGADKWDALWAGKLKFDSPDVVKAWALFGKILKYTNSDASSLSWQQATDMVIDGRAAFNIMGDWAAGYMVTTKKMVPGEDFGWSASPGSTGEFMFLADSFGLPKGAPNRDNAIAWLEILGSKAGSDAFNPLKGSISARKDSDLSKYNPYLQSAAKDFSQDRVVGSLAHGVAANETFMGGFAQVMEMFLKTKNAGAAAKACQQLANKAQIGK; encoded by the coding sequence ATGAAAACATTGGCAAAGTTGTGTCTGGTGGTTGCCGCAGCTTTGCTGCTGGCTGTTCCGCAGGTCTCGCAGGCCAAGGAACTCAGCGGCGATCTCGAAATTTTTTCCTGGTGGGCAGGAGATGAAGGCCCTGCCCTACAGGCCCTGATCAAACAATACAAGGCCGCACACCCCAACGTCAAAATTATTGACGCCACCGTTACCGGCGGTTCCGGGGTCAATGCCAAGGCTGTGCTCAAGACCCGCATGCTCGGTAACGAACCTCCGGACAGCTTTCAGGTTCACGCCGGTCAGGAACTCATCGGAACATGGGTCAAGGCCGACCGCATGGAAGACCTTACCCCCCTGTTCAAAGAACAGGGCTGGATGGAAGTTTTCCCCGAAGGCTTGATCAAACTCATCGGAACAGACAAGGGTATCTGGTCCGTGCCAGTCAACGTACACCGCTCCAATGTAATGTGGTACATCCCCGCCAACCTCAAGAAATGGGGAGTTGAAGTTCCCAAGACCTGGGAAGACTTCCTCAAGATCGCTCCCAAGCTCCAGAAGGAAGGCATTGTTCCCCTGGCTCTGGCTCAGAACTGGACCGCCAACCATCTCTGGGAATCCGTTGCTCTCGCCTCCCTCGGCGCAGACAAATGGGATGCCCTGTGGGCAGGCAAGCTCAAGTTCGACAGCCCGGACGTGGTCAAAGCATGGGCACTTTTCGGCAAAATCCTCAAGTACACCAACTCTGACGCATCATCACTTTCCTGGCAGCAGGCAACCGATATGGTCATAGACGGCCGCGCCGCATTCAATATCATGGGCGACTGGGCCGCAGGCTACATGGTTACCACCAAGAAAATGGTCCCCGGTGAAGATTTCGGATGGTCCGCTTCTCCCGGCAGCACCGGTGAATTCATGTTCCTGGCCGACTCCTTCGGTCTGCCCAAGGGCGCGCCGAACCGTGACAACGCCATTGCATGGCTCGAAATCCTCGGTTCCAAAGCAGGCAGCGATGCATTCAACCCCCTCAAGGGTTCAATCTCCGCCCGCAAGGACTCCGACCTGAGCAAATACAATCCCTACCTGCAGTCCGCAGCCAAGGATTTCAGTCAGGACAGAGTCGTCGGTTCGCTGGCTCACGGCGTAGCTGCCAACGAAACCTTCATGGGCGGCTTTGCACAGGTCATGGAAATGTTCCTCAAGACCAAAAATGCCGGCGCTGCCGCCAAGGCATGCCAGCAGTTGGCTAACAAGGCCCAGATAGGCAAATAA